In Saccharopolyspora pogona, the genomic stretch GAACGCGACGGGCTGGAGTTCGCGATCGTGGCCAACCAACTGGCCGCCTACTTGCGGGCCCGCCACGACGAGAACACGGCCGAGGCAGTGCGGCAGCTCGGCCACGCCGAAGCCGCGACCGAACAGCTGCTTGACCAGCTGCTCGCCGACCTCGACGGCCGCCTCAGCCGCCGGGAGATGGCCGCGGCCCTGGGCGTGACCCACGGGAGCGTCAACTACCGCATCTCTCGGCACCGCCGGCGCCTCCTCGACGCCGAGGAGGACGAGGACTGATGTCCACGCAGGTGCGACTCGTCGACGTGATCTGCAATGACTGCCAGGTCGACATCGTCAAGGACGGGTGGGGACAGCGGTTCCTGCCGCTGATCGAGCGGGATTTCAGCCAGTGCAACAGGTGTGCCGAGATCATCAATGCGACGTGCCAGCAGCTGGGGACGTCGGACCTGACGCTGGCCAAACCGCTGTCGTTCCTGCCGGAGCCGGATCGCAGGGAGTTCGCCGCGGTGCACGAGGCGGCGCATGCCGTCGTCGGCGAGCACCTCGGGATGGTCGTCGAGTCTCTCACCGTCGAGAAGCACGATTCCGTTGCCGCAGGTCACACCGTTCCGGCTGCCGGGGCTGTCGAGTTCGACTTTGAGAGCCTCCGGGCGTCCAAACTCGCCGACTACGCCGCGATGTGCGTCGCGGGCATGCAGGCCAATCAGCGCTGGCTGGCGGCGCGGGGCCAGGACACCCACCCCAACCGACTGGAAGTCGCCGCCGGCGGCAACGGCGACATCTTGTCCCTGGAAACCGCCGTGGACGGGCGCCTGCCGATGCGGCAGGTGCTGCGGGATGCCCGCAGCCTCGCCGACAGCGTGATCACCGACCACTGGGGACAGATCACCAGTGTGGCGCGCGCGGTGCTGGTCAACGGGCGGCTGGACCGCGACCAGGTCCGCGATGTCATGCACCAGTCCCGCACCCGCACCACCGCCACGCAACAAGACACTGGCCAGCCGGCCACCACCACCATCGGAGGAGAAGCAATGGGGATCGACGAGATCCGCGGATGCC encodes the following:
- a CDS encoding winged helix-turn-helix transcriptional regulator; translation: MKRLEYDPERDGLEFAIVANQLAAYLRARHDENTAEAVRQLGHAEAATEQLLDQLLADLDGRLSRREMAAALGVTHGSVNYRISRHRRRLLDAEEDED